The genomic segment CTTGAGAGCGGTTTACTGTTCAATGTTAATAAAGCACCTATTTGTAAGTTTGAAAAAGTTGATGGTCAGTATGACTTCAAAGGGTTGTCAAAAACACTGCAGCTGTGGAAGTCAATTGCAGAACAAAAATTCAATGAAAATAAAGCCGAAGATGCCGAGTATCGCCCTAAGAAAGATATCCTATTGCTGCTAGGCGAGAAGCAAAATTACCAAACTATTGTTTCGATGATGGACACTTTGCGTTCCTACCCGATTGTGGTGTCGGGAGCGGTAGAGCACGCCGAGCTTATGCCGGATGTGTCATTTGGTGACCTGCCCGAAGGTGCTGAGCAGGCTTTTGCTGCGGTTGAGGCACGCAAAGGCGATGCGCGAAAGGGGGTGTGTGAGTAATGAAGCACTCAAGAAAAGCCGCCCGCATGGCGAAAAAACATGCACGCGCGAATAAAGTTTCGGCACTTAATCTTACGGCATTAATGG from the Pseudomonadales bacterium genome contains:
- a CDS encoding biopolymer transporter ExbD; amino-acid sequence: MRRMKKAKKDADLDITSFMNLMIVLVPVLLLNMVFTQTMVLDIKLPADVENAITPKDKEAKFDFELMVLESGLLFNVNKAPICKFEKVDGQYDFKGLSKTLQLWKSIAEQKFNENKAEDAEYRPKKDILLLLGEKQNYQTIVSMMDTLRSYPIVVSGAVEHAELMPDVSFGDLPEGAEQAFAAVEARKGDARKGVCE